The Fusobacterium sp. IOR10 genome window below encodes:
- a CDS encoding metalloregulator ArsR/SmtB family transcription factor gives MNNLFKTLGDENRLRIINLLRKGELCVCEIENILNTTQSNASRHLTKLKNEKIVAFEKKSQWTYYKINPKFIEENKSLYKYLESKMAENEKFLKDMDKLLTYKKSGISCESINKGTDSTLK, from the coding sequence ATGAATAATTTATTTAAAACTCTAGGGGATGAAAATAGACTTAGAATAATAAATTTACTTAGAAAGGGTGAATTATGTGTTTGTGAAATTGAAAATATTTTAAATACAACTCAGTCAAATGCATCAAGACATTTAACTAAACTTAAAAATGAAAAAATTGTTGCATTTGAAAAAAAATCCCAATGGACATATTACAAAATTAATCCAAAGTTCATTGAAGAAAATAAATCCCTGTATAAATATTTAGAAAGTAAAATGGCTGAAAATGAAAAATTTCTAAAGGATATGGATAAGCTATTAACATATAAAAAAAGTGGTATTAGTTGCGAAAGCATAAACAAAGGAACAGATAGCACTTTAAAATAA
- a CDS encoding MATE family efflux transporter, translating to MNKKVTDIQLTKKLIYFSLPLILSGLLQQLYNWADAFIVGNVEGEIALAAIGSTGVIINLFVMGITGFTSGISILSARYIREKNQGIQNEILATFLILLGIILILISGVTIYFSENILMALGTPTDIFYIAKRYLQIVLLGIPFITVFNVYAAVLRGIGDSKVSFYAVLVSAVTNIFLDILLVVLFTFGAIGAAIATVISQLMMTIFIIAYAKKKYNIHWEPRKKIFSMNFLKKGSSLTTPITIQSVVTSLGSIVMQNLMNTFGTTTVAAITTAYRIDTLLLLPVVNLATGISIITSQNIGLGRAEDARRSLFIGLKLSLVVSILLTIPVITIGENLIGIFGVGQEAAAIGGRFFYSIGWFYFIYGLAMAMRGYTEGKGDVLYSSISGLLSLVVRIVLSYKLKDSTGNMSLAYGEGLSWVFLFLLFAGRYVYIERYKNRKRV from the coding sequence ATGAATAAAAAAGTAACAGATATCCAGCTAACAAAGAAGTTAATTTATTTTAGCTTACCTTTGATCTTAAGTGGACTATTACAACAACTATATAATTGGGCTGATGCTTTTATAGTGGGAAATGTTGAAGGGGAGATAGCCCTAGCAGCAATTGGATCCACAGGGGTTATTATAAATCTTTTTGTTATGGGAATAACCGGATTTACCTCTGGGATTTCTATATTATCAGCTAGATATATAAGGGAAAAAAATCAAGGGATACAAAATGAAATATTAGCTACTTTTCTTATTCTTTTGGGGATTATTTTAATTTTAATAAGTGGTGTTACCATATATTTTTCTGAAAATATATTAATGGCTCTTGGAACTCCCACAGATATTTTTTATATAGCAAAAAGATATTTACAAATTGTTTTGTTAGGTATTCCTTTTATCACTGTATTTAATGTGTATGCTGCTGTGTTAAGGGGAATTGGAGATAGTAAGGTTTCTTTTTATGCTGTGTTAGTTTCAGCTGTTACAAATATATTTTTAGATATTTTGTTAGTAGTTTTATTTACTTTTGGAGCCATAGGAGCTGCAATTGCAACAGTAATATCCCAATTAATGATGACTATTTTTATTATAGCTTATGCTAAGAAAAAATATAATATACATTGGGAACCAAGAAAAAAGATTTTTAGTATGAATTTTCTTAAAAAAGGTTCCTCTTTAACTACACCAATTACCATACAGTCTGTTGTTACTTCTTTAGGTAGTATTGTTATGCAAAATCTTATGAATACTTTTGGAACAACTACAGTGGCTGCTATAACAACAGCTTACAGAATTGATACCCTTTTGCTTTTACCAGTTGTGAATCTAGCAACAGGAATTTCTATTATTACTTCTCAAAATATTGGTTTAGGAAGAGCTGAAGATGCTAGAAGAAGTTTATTTATAGGATTAAAACTTAGTTTAGTTGTGTCAATTCTCCTTACAATTCCAGTTATAACCATTGGAGAAAATTTAATAGGAATATTTGGAGTTGGGCAAGAGGCTGCTGCAATTGGAGGAAGATTCTTCTATTCAATAGGTTGGTTCTATTTTATTTATGGTTTAGCAATGGCTATGAGAGGTTATACAGAAGGAAAGGGAGATGTTTTATATTCAAGTATTAGTGGTCTTTTATCCCTTGTGGTGAGAATAGTATTATCATATAAGTTAAAGGATTCAACAGGGAATATGTCCCTTGCTTATGGGGAAGGCCTTTCTTGGGTTTTTCTTTTCTTATTATTTGCAGGAAGATATGTATATATTGAAAGGTATAAGAATAGAAAAAGAGTCTAA
- a CDS encoding YkvA family protein, translating to MLEENEDFYEKLRKKIRIWAQSKKGKTNKWVEYIMAAPDLFHLLVKLSLDKDVPAKEKAKLAAAITYFISPLDFIPELILGPIGYVDDIAIAAYVLNNLINLINQIDPEIIKKYWSGDTDILFLIKKILQVSDEMVGHKWKKIIKKFK from the coding sequence ATGCTAGAAGAAAATGAGGATTTTTATGAAAAATTAAGAAAAAAAATTAGAATTTGGGCACAATCTAAAAAAGGAAAAACAAATAAATGGGTTGAATATATTATGGCTGCTCCTGATTTGTTTCATCTTTTAGTAAAATTATCTCTAGATAAAGATGTTCCAGCTAAAGAAAAAGCAAAATTAGCAGCAGCTATTACATATTTTATTTCACCCCTAGACTTTATTCCAGAGTTAATTTTAGGACCAATTGGTTATGTGGATGACATTGCTATAGCTGCATATGTTCTTAATAATCTTATTAATCTTATTAATCAAATTGATCCAGAAATAATAAAAAAATATTGGTCAGGGGATACAGACATACTTTTTTTAATAAAAAAGATTCTCCAAGTTTCAGATGAAATGGTAGGACATAAATGGAAAAAAATTATCAAAAAATTTAAATAA
- a CDS encoding DUF6868 family protein, translated as MELNIIKSFLGWCCIINIIFLLFSTFIMTVFQKHISKIHSKLFALDETTLHLEYFKFLAVYKIAILVFNIVPYLALIIIS; from the coding sequence ATGGAATTAAATATAATTAAATCATTTCTAGGTTGGTGCTGTATAATCAATATTATTTTTCTTTTATTTTCTACTTTCATAATGACAGTATTTCAAAAACACATTTCAAAGATTCATTCAAAATTATTCGCTTTAGACGAAACAACTTTACACTTAGAATATTTTAAGTTTTTAGCAGTTTATAAAATAGCTATATTGGTATTTAATATTGTGCCTTACTTAGCCCTTATAATAATATCTTAA
- a CDS encoding DUF4365 domain-containing protein: MKSEYAYNQLLEQKSIHYLLGKCINSKFKYRQYDQDNDVDGEIEIFEKEQELLKYITKSKYIKVQLKAQKEIKIKDSYINFNCPVKLIKFIKDCDIPLILVLYDEKTDIGYWLFMQPYISNYIKDKDLNQKNKLIKIPIENSLENQEKFKKEMIRISEDGILEILLKNKKINLRKCYEIIDSEDISIPKKSRKILRIYINSIFLQNQSILHQLLEKISLSEIKNNLNLNIKSKNIDELTIFVYDALNKVGTEGALYRFKTVSKNKKYETELTDLTINSSYQIEESTKGSYLKFIFLKFLKAKNIALNIYACKDIKKNIDLYKDKIEKEYNNFNNFEKKIPYECINLDNKFMEFLTALDNFKFYKDNNYNDYYIQKRINELLELDKELTNLFHDHIQKIML; encoded by the coding sequence ATGAAATCAGAATATGCTTATAATCAATTACTAGAACAAAAATCAATCCATTATTTATTAGGAAAATGTATAAATTCAAAATTTAAATATCGTCAATATGATCAAGATAATGATGTTGATGGTGAAATTGAAATTTTTGAAAAAGAACAAGAATTGCTTAAATATATTACAAAATCAAAATATATAAAAGTTCAATTAAAAGCTCAAAAAGAAATTAAGATAAAAGATAGTTATATTAATTTTAATTGTCCGGTAAAACTTATTAAATTTATAAAAGATTGTGATATTCCTCTAATCCTTGTTTTATATGATGAAAAAACTGACATAGGTTATTGGCTTTTTATGCAACCATATATTTCAAATTATATAAAAGATAAAGACTTAAATCAAAAAAATAAACTTATTAAAATACCTATTGAAAATTCTCTAGAAAATCAAGAAAAATTTAAAAAAGAGATGATAAGAATATCAGAAGATGGAATATTAGAAATTCTACTAAAAAATAAAAAAATTAATTTAAGAAAATGTTATGAAATTATTGATTCAGAAGATATTTCTATACCTAAAAAATCAAGAAAAATTTTAAGGATATATATAAATTCAATTTTTTTACAAAATCAAAGTATTTTACATCAATTGTTAGAAAAAATATCACTTTCAGAAATAAAAAACAACTTAAATTTAAATATAAAATCTAAAAATATTGATGAATTGACTATTTTTGTATATGATGCTCTAAATAAAGTTGGAACAGAAGGAGCTTTATATCGTTTTAAAACTGTTTCTAAAAACAAGAAATATGAAACAGAACTTACTGATTTAACTATTAATTCTTCATATCAAATAGAAGAATCTACTAAAGGTTCTTACTTAAAATTTATATTTTTAAAATTCTTAAAAGCTAAAAATATAGCTTTAAATATTTACGCTTGTAAAGATATTAAAAAAAATATAGATTTATATAAAGATAAAATAGAAAAAGAATATAATAATTTTAATAATTTTGAAAAAAAGATTCCTTATGAATGCATAAATTTAGATAATAAATTTATGGAATTTTTAACTGCTCTTGATAATTTTAAATTTTACAAAGATAACAACTACAATGATTACTATATTCAAAAAAGAATAAATGAACTTTTAGAATTAGATAAAGAACTTACTAATCTTTTTCATGACCACATTCAAAAAATAATGCTATAA
- a CDS encoding SIR2 family protein, which translates to MAILDELIKNNEFPIIFIGSGIPKRYLKNSPSWIELLETIWKNVSNENFYSELNKIEDSLDKNCSKLKKNFEINIKIASQIEKIIKEKFNSGNLEIKNINPKSVFTHKINPFKQYLSNMFLSYELKNNKKSEILDFKHMIEKSRILLTTNYDTFVEDTFNTNSLKTYVGQKGLFQSETGYCELYKVHGCCKQPNSIVITENDYEKYNQNSILISSKIISLLLDFPIIFIGYSLTDLNIRNIIKKFSTSLDDEEKYKLRKRIILVNREEGKMDISEEIRTDEEINCSFTVITTDNFSEIYKKISKINQGVTPAEISKFQHIIKQLIISEGKKGELKQKLVNFLPNKNIDDIIKDKNIAVAIGDRAILIQTPSVLDYLYNYIANESFDNLESNLRFLALQNIGTGYPAFKYLTKQILLKNLLNKKEIEQLKKRLKKLKTFNTEISSHNNIVNSIDEITIYIKKNYNNKKLSYKKDIEYCLINYNFENLMINNIKNYLLKELQEMKEKKDDTISTNFRKLLIKYDDKVYNTKS; encoded by the coding sequence ATGGCTATTTTAGATGAATTAATAAAAAACAATGAATTTCCTATCATTTTTATAGGTTCTGGAATTCCAAAAAGATATTTGAAAAATTCACCTAGTTGGATAGAATTATTAGAAACAATTTGGAAAAATGTAAGTAATGAAAATTTTTACTCTGAATTGAATAAAATAGAAGATAGCTTAGATAAAAATTGTTCTAAATTAAAAAAAAATTTTGAAATAAATATTAAAATTGCTAGCCAAATAGAAAAGATAATAAAAGAAAAATTTAATTCAGGAAATCTTGAAATTAAAAATATCAACCCTAAATCTGTTTTTACTCATAAAATTAATCCTTTTAAACAATACTTATCTAATATGTTTCTTTCTTATGAATTAAAAAATAATAAAAAATCAGAAATTTTAGATTTTAAACATATGATAGAAAAATCTAGAATCCTTCTTACAACTAATTATGATACTTTTGTAGAAGATACTTTTAATACAAATTCTTTAAAAACTTATGTAGGACAAAAAGGACTTTTTCAATCAGAAACTGGCTACTGTGAATTATATAAAGTTCATGGCTGTTGTAAACAACCAAACAGCATAGTAATTACAGAAAATGATTATGAAAAATATAATCAAAATTCCATACTAATTAGTTCTAAAATAATTTCTTTACTATTAGACTTTCCAATTATTTTTATTGGATATTCTTTAACAGATTTGAATATAAGAAATATTATTAAAAAATTTTCCACTTCTTTGGACGATGAGGAAAAATATAAATTAAGAAAAAGAATTATTTTAGTCAATCGTGAAGAAGGAAAAATGGATATTTCTGAAGAAATAAGAACAGATGAAGAAATAAATTGTAGCTTTACTGTTATCACTACTGATAACTTTTCTGAGATTTATAAAAAAATTTCAAAAATTAATCAAGGAGTCACTCCTGCTGAAATTTCAAAATTTCAACATATAATAAAACAATTAATTATATCTGAAGGAAAAAAAGGCGAACTAAAACAGAAGCTTGTTAATTTTCTACCTAATAAAAATATAGATGATATTATAAAAGATAAAAATATTGCTGTGGCAATAGGAGATAGAGCTATACTTATCCAAACACCTTCTGTATTAGATTACCTTTATAATTATATAGCTAACGAATCTTTTGATAATTTAGAATCTAATTTAAGATTCTTAGCTTTACAGAACATTGGAACAGGCTACCCTGCTTTTAAATATCTCACTAAACAAATATTATTAAAAAATTTATTAAATAAAAAAGAAATTGAACAATTAAAAAAAAGACTTAAAAAATTAAAAACATTTAATACTGAAATTTCTTCCCATAACAATATTGTAAATTCAATTGATGAGATTACTATTTATATTAAGAAAAACTATAATAACAAAAAATTAAGCTATAAAAAAGATATCGAATATTGTCTTATTAATTATAACTTTGAAAATTTAATGATAAATAATATTAAAAATTATTTATTAAAAGAATTACAAGAGATGAAAGAAAAAAAAGATGATACAATTTCTACTAATTTCAGAAAACTTTTAATAAAATATGATGACAAAGTTTATAATACTAAATCTTAA
- a CDS encoding class I SAM-dependent DNA methyltransferase: MAKNKKEDNIKDQLWKACDKLRNNMDPAEYKYVVLGLVFLKYISDKFEAKNKQLIKEESEGGYEKGEISEDRDEYIAENIFWVPATARWSEIVKQAKTPEIGKIIDDAMFEIEKENETLKNVLYKVFSNPNLDKGKLGELIDIIGNINLVAKEDEKEDILGQVYEFFLGKFANSEGKNGGQFYTPKSIVKTIVACLEPTKGRVYDPALWKRWYVCSI, from the coding sequence ATGGCTAAGAATAAGAAGGAAGATAACATTAAAGATCAACTTTGGAAAGCATGTGATAAATTAAGAAATAATATGGATCCAGCAGAATATAAATATGTTGTTTTAGGGTTGGTGTTTTTAAAATATATAAGTGATAAATTTGAAGCTAAAAACAAACAATTAATTAAAGAAGAATCAGAAGGTGGTTATGAAAAAGGAGAAATATCAGAGGATAGAGATGAATATATAGCAGAAAATATATTTTGGGTACCTGCAACTGCAAGATGGTCTGAAATAGTAAAGCAGGCAAAAACTCCAGAAATAGGAAAGATAATAGATGATGCTATGTTTGAAATAGAAAAAGAAAACGAAACTTTAAAAAATGTGTTATACAAAGTTTTTTCTAATCCAAATCTTGATAAAGGAAAATTGGGAGAATTAATAGATATCATAGGAAATATTAATTTAGTAGCTAAAGAGGATGAAAAAGAAGATATTTTAGGACAAGTATATGAGTTTTTCTTAGGAAAATTTGCAAATTCTGAAGGAAAGAATGGAGGACAATTTTATACTCCTAAATCAATAGTTAAAACAATTGTAGCTTGTCTTGAGCCAACTAAAGGAAGAGTATATGATCCTGCCTTGTGGAAGCGGTGGTATGTTTGTTCAATCTGA
- a CDS encoding N-6 DNA methylase: MILPCGSGGMFVQSEKFVEDHRGQLGDISIFGQESNGTTWKLCKMNLAIRGIEVDLGKEPADTFTNNQHATKKMDYIMANPPFNVKDYWNESLAGDVRWKYGTPPENNANYAWLQHMVHQLKPTGVAGIVLANGSLSSNTSNEGEIRKAMVDGDIVDCIIALPDKLFLTTGIPACIWILNRNKSNPDHRERENETLFIDARDLGEMIDRKTREFKEEDIEKIAKTYHSWRNKDGEYKDEKGYSKAAKLEEIQKQDYILTPGRYVGIKDEEDDGIPFEEKMQTLTKNLSEQFKKSAELEAEIRKNLASIGFGVK, from the coding sequence ATGATCCTGCCTTGTGGAAGCGGTGGTATGTTTGTTCAATCTGAAAAATTTGTGGAAGATCATAGAGGACAACTAGGAGATATTTCTATATTTGGTCAAGAAAGTAATGGTACCACATGGAAACTTTGTAAAATGAATTTAGCTATTAGAGGAATAGAAGTTGACCTTGGAAAAGAACCAGCAGATACCTTTACAAATAATCAACATGCTACAAAGAAAATGGACTATATAATGGCAAATCCTCCTTTTAATGTGAAAGATTATTGGAATGAAAGTTTAGCTGGTGATGTAAGATGGAAATACGGAACACCACCTGAAAATAATGCGAATTATGCTTGGCTTCAACATATGGTACATCAATTAAAACCTACAGGAGTTGCAGGGATTGTTTTAGCAAACGGATCTCTATCATCAAATACTTCAAATGAAGGAGAAATAAGAAAAGCTATGGTAGATGGGGATATTGTTGATTGTATCATTGCTTTGCCAGATAAATTATTCTTAACAACAGGAATACCTGCTTGTATATGGATATTAAATAGAAATAAATCTAATCCTGATCATAGAGAAAGAGAAAATGAAACTTTGTTTATTGATGCTAGAGATTTAGGAGAAATGATAGATAGAAAAACAAGAGAATTTAAAGAAGAAGATATAGAAAAAATAGCTAAAACATATCATTCATGGAGAAATAAAGATGGAGAATATAAAGATGAAAAAGGATATTCCAAAGCAGCTAAACTAGAAGAAATTCAAAAGCAAGATTATATATTAACACCAGGAAGATATGTTGGAATAAAAGATGAAGAAGATGATGGAATACCATTTGAAGAAAAAATGCAAACTTTAACAAAGAATTTATCTGAACAATTTAAAAAATCAGCAGAACTAGAGGCAGAAATAAGAAAAAATCTAGCTTCTATAGGATTTGGGGTGAAATAA
- a CDS encoding RNA-binding domain-containing protein, producing MKDILEEIKKGESKTLEFKEILPNNKSIAKTVIAFSNAAGGKLIVGVTDKREIVGINEDIFEVKDKVISIIYESCCPKINPEIYTKNIDGKIILVIEVFKGSLVPYYLKAKGKEEGTYIRIGATNRVADYGNILNLERRRKNISYDEEIEYDVEYSKLDLGVLYHKFKKLGKEINEEKMLNMRLLKKDNEKIYPTKGLLILLGKYENVITKCSLFKGKNMSIFLDKKEYTGDLFSQLENIQIFIKTHLNLFAKIEGLQRNDYLEIPEVAIREALLNAMVHRDYSNEGRDIKVAIYEDRLEIISPGEFPLGISSENIYSGRSEIKNRVIAKVFKELNYIEQWGSGIVRILTLCEEYNLKKPKIEESGTFVGVTLFRKINTSKEIESTGKVLERDKSTGKVLERDKSTGKVLEPSQEEKILEYLKTNESIKKSEVEVLLKVKDSRARKILAEMVERGFIVKEGKGKLTHYKLKSEVE from the coding sequence ATGAAAGATATATTAGAAGAAATAAAAAAAGGTGAAAGTAAAACTTTAGAATTTAAAGAGATATTGCCTAATAATAAAAGTATAGCAAAAACTGTAATAGCTTTTTCTAATGCGGCTGGTGGAAAATTAATTGTAGGAGTAACAGATAAAAGAGAAATAGTTGGAATAAACGAAGATATATTTGAAGTAAAAGATAAAGTAATATCTATTATTTATGAAAGTTGTTGCCCTAAAATTAATCCAGAAATTTATACAAAAAATATTGATGGGAAAATAATTTTAGTAATTGAAGTTTTTAAAGGATCGTTAGTTCCTTATTATCTTAAAGCAAAAGGAAAAGAAGAAGGAACATATATAAGGATAGGAGCAACAAATAGAGTTGCTGATTATGGAAATATATTAAATTTAGAAAGAAGAAGAAAAAATATTTCTTATGACGAGGAAATTGAGTATGATGTAGAATATTCCAAATTAGATTTAGGGGTATTGTATCATAAATTTAAAAAATTAGGAAAAGAAATAAACGAAGAAAAAATGTTAAATATGAGGTTATTAAAAAAAGATAATGAAAAAATTTATCCTACAAAAGGACTATTAATTTTATTAGGAAAATATGAAAATGTTATAACTAAATGTTCCTTGTTCAAAGGAAAAAATATGAGTATCTTTTTAGATAAAAAAGAATATACAGGTGATTTATTTTCGCAATTAGAAAATATACAAATATTTATAAAAACACACTTAAATTTATTTGCAAAAATAGAAGGCTTACAAAGAAATGATTATTTAGAAATCCCAGAAGTAGCTATTAGAGAAGCACTTCTTAATGCTATGGTACATAGAGATTATTCTAATGAAGGTAGAGATATAAAAGTTGCAATATATGAGGATAGATTAGAAATTATTTCTCCAGGAGAATTTCCTTTAGGAATATCTAGTGAAAATATTTATAGTGGACGTTCTGAGATAAAAAATAGAGTAATAGCTAAAGTTTTTAAAGAACTAAACTACATTGAACAATGGGGTAGTGGTATAGTAAGAATATTAACTTTATGTGAAGAATATAATTTGAAAAAACCAAAAATAGAAGAGAGTGGAACTTTTGTAGGGGTTACATTATTTAGAAAAATTAATACTTCAAAAGAAATTGAAAGTACTGGAAAAGTACTGGAAAGAGATAAAAGTACTGGAAAAGTACTGGAAAGAGATAAAAGTACTGGAAAAGTACTGGAACCATCACAAGAAGAAAAAATATTAGAATATTTAAAAACAAATGAGAGCATAAAAAAATCAGAGGTAGAAGTTTTATTAAAGGTTAAAGACTCAAGAGCTAGAAAAATATTAGCAGAAATGGTAGAAAGAGGATTTATAGTCAAAGAAGGAAAAGGGAAATTAACTCACTATAAATTGAAAAGTGAGGTAGAATAG
- a CDS encoding restriction endonuclease subunit S produces MKENTEWKEIELGDVIQFNPRESIRKGEIVKKISMDKLKEFSREIVGYEETFFTSGTKFKNGDTLVARITPCLQNGKTAQVNILNQNEIAFGSTEFIVLREIENKTDKDFIYYLSISNKFRDIAIKSMTGTSGRQRAQRDVIEKTSIYLPPFLEQKKIAAILKSLDDKIELNNKMNETLEEMAQTMFKEWFVNFNFPNEEGKSYKDNGGKMIESELGMIPERWRVESLDEIANYLNGLAMQKYRPEGENKLKVIKIKEMNNGVSNESDLCSTLIPDQYKVYSGDILFSWSGTLKLMLWNGETGGLNQHIFKVIPKNFPKWFVYLWTKMYMKKFTNIAKGKATTMGHIKREDLKKAKVVVPYEEELNKINIKIKNIFDEIIKINQEIKTLSHIRDFLLPKLMSGEIRVK; encoded by the coding sequence ATGAAAGAAAATACAGAATGGAAAGAAATTGAGTTGGGAGATGTTATACAATTTAATCCAAGAGAAAGCATAAGAAAAGGTGAGATAGTAAAAAAAATATCTATGGATAAACTGAAAGAATTTTCAAGAGAAATAGTTGGATATGAAGAAACCTTTTTTACAAGTGGGACTAAATTTAAAAACGGGGATACTTTAGTTGCTAGAATAACACCTTGTTTACAAAATGGGAAGACAGCTCAAGTAAATATTTTAAATCAAAATGAAATTGCTTTTGGTTCAACAGAATTTATAGTTTTAAGGGAAATTGAAAATAAAACAGATAAAGATTTTATATATTATCTATCAATTTCAAATAAATTTAGAGATATTGCTATAAAATCAATGACTGGAACTTCAGGAAGACAAAGGGCTCAAAGAGATGTTATTGAGAAAACAAGTATTTATCTCCCACCATTTTTAGAACAAAAAAAAATAGCAGCTATTTTAAAATCATTAGATGATAAGATAGAACTAAATAATAAAATGAATGAGACTTTGGAAGAAATGGCTCAAACTATGTTTAAAGAATGGTTTGTTAATTTCAATTTTCCAAATGAAGAAGGGAAATCTTATAAAGATAATGGCGGTAAAATGATTGAATCAGAACTTGGGATGATTCCTGAGAGGTGGAGAGTAGAATCATTAGACGAGATAGCTAACTATCTGAATGGTTTGGCGATGCAGAAATATAGACCTGAAGGAGAAAATAAATTAAAAGTTATTAAAATCAAAGAGATGAATAATGGGGTATCTAATGAAAGTGATTTATGTTCTACTTTAATACCGGACCAATATAAAGTATATAGTGGTGATATTTTATTTTCATGGTCAGGAACATTAAAATTAATGTTATGGAATGGTGAAACAGGCGGTTTAAATCAGCATATTTTTAAAGTGATTCCTAAAAATTTCCCCAAATGGTTCGTATATTTATGGACAAAAATGTATATGAAAAAATTTACAAATATAGCAAAAGGGAAAGCTACTACAATGGGCCACATAAAAAGAGAGGATTTAAAAAAGGCAAAAGTGGTAGTTCCTTATGAAGAAGAATTAAATAAAATCAATATAAAAATAAAGAATATTTTTGATGAAATAATAAAGATAAATCAAGAAATAAAAACGTTGAGTCATATTCGGGATTTTTTGCTTCCTAAACTTATGAGTGGAGAAATAAGAGTGAAGTGA